A portion of the Roseovarius sp. SCSIO 43702 genome contains these proteins:
- the cimA gene encoding citramalate synthase: MTRERLYLYDTTLRDGQQTQGVQFSTGEKQRIAAALDALGVDYIEGGWPGANPTDSAFFDAGLETRATMTAFGMTKRAGRSAENDDVLAAVLNAGTKAVCLVGKTHDFHVEAALGVTLDENLENIRASVAHIVAKGREALFDAEHFFDGWKANRDYATRCLRAALDAGARWIVLCDTNGGTLPREVREITGAVIEAGIPGDGLGIHTHNDTENAVACSLAAVEAGARQVQGTLNGLGERCGNANLTALIPTLLLKEPFASRFETGVTREALAGLTQTSRMLDDILNRVPMRQAAYVGASAFAHKAGLHASAILKDPATYEHIDPAAVGNARIIPMSNQAGQSNLRRRLLEAGLEVAEGDPALARILEEVKAREDRGFTYDSAQASFEILAREVLGQMPEFFEVKRYKVTVERRKNKYDRMVTLSEAVVVVKVDGEKKLSVSESMDDAGSDRGPVNALSKALAKDLGRYQDLIDDMRLVDFKVRITQGGTEAVTRVIIDSEDSEGRRWSTVGVSPNIVDASFQALLDAVNWKLLRDEGPAP; this comes from the coding sequence ATGACCCGCGAACGCCTCTATCTCTACGACACCACGCTGCGCGACGGACAGCAGACGCAGGGGGTGCAGTTCTCGACCGGCGAGAAGCAGCGGATCGCGGCGGCGCTCGATGCGCTGGGGGTCGATTACATCGAGGGCGGCTGGCCGGGGGCGAACCCCACCGACAGCGCGTTCTTCGACGCGGGTCTCGAGACGCGGGCCACCATGACCGCCTTCGGGATGACCAAGCGCGCCGGGCGGTCGGCGGAGAATGACGACGTGCTGGCGGCCGTCCTCAATGCGGGGACGAAGGCGGTGTGCCTCGTGGGCAAGACGCATGATTTCCATGTCGAGGCCGCGCTGGGCGTCACGCTGGACGAGAATCTCGAGAACATCCGCGCCTCGGTCGCGCATATCGTGGCGAAAGGGCGCGAGGCGCTGTTCGATGCCGAGCATTTCTTCGACGGCTGGAAGGCGAACCGGGATTATGCCACCCGCTGCCTGCGGGCCGCGCTGGACGCGGGTGCGCGCTGGATCGTGCTCTGCGACACCAATGGCGGCACCCTGCCGCGCGAGGTGCGCGAGATCACCGGCGCGGTGATCGAGGCGGGCATCCCCGGCGACGGGCTGGGCATCCACACCCATAACGACACCGAGAATGCCGTGGCGTGCAGCCTCGCGGCGGTGGAGGCGGGTGCGCGGCAGGTGCAGGGCACGCTCAACGGGCTGGGCGAGCGCTGTGGCAATGCCAACCTCACCGCGCTTATCCCGACGCTCCTGCTCAAGGAGCCCTTTGCCAGCCGGTTCGAAACCGGTGTCACGCGCGAGGCTCTGGCGGGTCTCACGCAGACCAGCCGGATGCTCGACGATATTCTCAACCGGGTGCCGATGCGGCAGGCGGCCTATGTCGGCGCCTCGGCCTTCGCGCACAAGGCGGGGCTGCACGCGAGCGCGATCCTCAAGGACCCGGCCACCTACGAGCATATCGACCCGGCCGCGGTGGGCAACGCGCGGATCATCCCGATGTCGAACCAGGCGGGGCAGTCGAACCTGCGGCGGCGCCTTCTGGAGGCGGGGCTCGAGGTCGCGGAAGGCGATCCGGCGCTGGCGCGCATTCTCGAGGAGGTGAAGGCGCGGGAGGATCGCGGCTTTACCTATGACAGCGCGCAGGCGAGTTTCGAGATCCTCGCGCGCGAGGTGCTGGGCCAGATGCCCGAGTTCTTCGAGGTGAAGCGCTACAAGGTCACAGTGGAGCGCCGCAAGAACAAGTATGACCGCATGGTCACGCTTTCGGAGGCGGTGGTCGTGGTGAAGGTCGACGGCGAGAAGAAACTCTCGGTGAGCGAGTCGATGGACGACGCCGGAAGCGACCGCGGGCCGGTCAACGCCCTCTCGAAGGCGCTGGCCAAGGATCTCGGGCGTTACCAGGACCTGATCGACGACATGCGGCTCGTCGATTTCAAGGTGCGGATCACGCAGGGCGGGACCGAGGCCGTCACGCGGGTCATCATCGACAGCGAGGACAGCGAGGGGCGCCGCTGGTCCACGGTGGGGGTGAGCCCCAATATCGTCGATGCCTCCTTCCAGGCTCTGCTCGATGCGGTCAACTGGAAGCTGTTGCGTGACGAGGGGCCTGCTCCGTGA
- a CDS encoding squalene/phytoene synthase family protein has translation MSGEFGADAALDACGDIVRRGDPERFRAAMAVPVPARRVLFPIYAMNVEVARAPWVTAESMIAEMRLQWWRDALKEIADGGQVRRHEVATPLSGVLDRESATELDELVLARRWDIYREPFEDEAAFRRHLDHTAGHLLRAAVRSLGGEAGQAVRDAGFAQGVAAWFRAVPALEAAGRIPLVDGREGAVRALAEEGLERLTAARRAGVAPAARPAMVALWQVEGVLRRAARHPARVKDGTLAPAPVADQLGLMATALSGRW, from the coding sequence GTGAGCGGGGAGTTCGGCGCGGACGCGGCGCTCGATGCGTGCGGCGATATCGTGCGGCGCGGCGATCCGGAGCGGTTTCGAGCGGCGATGGCGGTGCCGGTTCCGGCGCGGAGGGTGCTTTTCCCGATCTACGCGATGAATGTGGAAGTGGCGCGCGCGCCGTGGGTGACGGCCGAGAGCATGATCGCCGAGATGCGCCTTCAATGGTGGCGCGACGCGCTGAAGGAGATCGCCGACGGTGGGCAGGTGCGGCGGCACGAGGTGGCCACGCCGCTGAGCGGGGTGCTGGATAGGGAAAGCGCGACGGAGCTTGACGAATTGGTGCTGGCGCGGCGGTGGGACATCTACCGTGAGCCGTTCGAGGATGAGGCGGCGTTTCGCAGGCATCTCGATCACACGGCGGGGCATCTCCTGCGCGCCGCGGTGCGCTCGCTCGGCGGGGAGGCCGGGCAGGCGGTGCGCGATGCGGGATTTGCCCAGGGAGTGGCGGCGTGGTTCCGCGCGGTGCCCGCGCTCGAGGCGGCGGGGCGCATTCCGTTGGTCGACGGGCGCGAGGGCGCGGTGCGCGCCCTGGCCGAGGAAGGGTTGGAGCGGCTGACCGCCGCGCGCAGGGCGGGCGTCGCTCCCGCGGCGCGGCCCGCGATGGTCGCGCTCTGGCAGGTGGAAGGTGTGCTGCGCCGCGCGGCGCGGCACCCGGCGCGGGTGAAGGACGGCACGCTCGCGCCCGCGCCGGTGGCGGATCAACTCGGCCTGATGGCGACAGCGCTTTCGGGACGCTGGTAG
- a CDS encoding adenosine kinase, with protein sequence MTKYQAVGIGNAVVDVITRCDDAALARLGVEKGIMTLVEQDRGEALFDAMDNRTQAPGGSVANTIAGLGALGLSTGFIGRVADDELGRYYAAALAEVGTDFVNPPATDALLPTSRSMIFVSPDGERSMNTYLGISTELGPEDVSLDAAGATDLLVLEGYLFDKPKGKAAFREAARACRASGGMAGISLSDPFCVDRHRDDFRQLVKELDYVIGNEHEWRSLYQTDDLGAALEEAARDAGLIVCTRSGHDVAIHKDDENWQVPVDAITPLDTTGAGDQFAAGFLYGLATGKPLDIAGRMGCIAAAEVIGHYGARPEKDISALFRAEGLI encoded by the coding sequence ATGACGAAATACCAGGCCGTCGGCATCGGAAACGCCGTCGTGGACGTGATCACCCGCTGCGACGACGCCGCGCTCGCGCGGCTCGGGGTCGAGAAGGGCATCATGACGCTGGTGGAACAGGACCGTGGCGAGGCGCTTTTCGACGCGATGGACAATCGCACGCAGGCCCCCGGCGGGTCGGTCGCCAACACCATCGCGGGGCTCGGCGCGCTCGGCCTCTCGACGGGCTTCATCGGACGCGTCGCGGATGACGAGCTCGGCCGCTACTACGCCGCGGCACTGGCCGAGGTCGGCACGGATTTCGTCAACCCCCCGGCCACGGACGCGTTGCTGCCGACCTCGCGCTCGATGATCTTCGTCTCGCCCGATGGTGAACGCTCGATGAACACCTATCTCGGCATATCGACCGAACTCGGCCCCGAGGACGTCTCGCTCGACGCCGCCGGCGCCACCGACCTTCTCGTGCTCGAGGGCTATCTCTTCGACAAGCCCAAGGGCAAGGCGGCCTTCCGCGAAGCCGCCCGCGCCTGCCGCGCGTCGGGAGGCATGGCGGGCATCTCGCTCTCCGATCCCTTCTGCGTGGATCGTCATCGCGATGACTTCCGGCAGCTGGTCAAGGAACTCGACTACGTCATAGGCAACGAGCACGAATGGCGCTCGCTCTACCAGACCGACGATCTCGGCGCGGCACTCGAGGAGGCGGCGCGCGACGCGGGGCTGATCGTCTGCACGCGCTCGGGCCATGACGTCGCGATCCACAAGGACGACGAGAACTGGCAGGTGCCCGTGGATGCGATCACGCCCCTCGACACGACCGGCGCGGGCGACCAGTTCGCGGCGGGCTTCCTTTACGGTCTCGCCACCGGAAAGCCGCTCGATATCGCGGGGCGCATGGGCTGCATCGCCGCGGCCGAGGTGATCGGTCATTACGGCGCGCGCCCGGAAAAGGACATATCGGCGCTCTTCCGCGCCGAGGGGCTGATCTGA
- the nth gene encoding endonuclease III: protein MAKQLDYHTIREIFTRFQKADPEPKGELEHVNAYTLVVAVALSAQATDAGVNKATRALFKVADTPQKMLDLGLEGLTEHIRTIGLFRQKAKNVIKLSRILVEEYDGEVPNSRAALESLPGVGRKTANVVLNMWWGMPTQAVDTHIFRVANRTGIAPGKDVVAVERAIENHVPADFQHHAHHWLILHGRYHCKARKPMCPTCIIRDLCEFEDKTQ from the coding sequence ATGGCCAAGCAGCTCGACTATCACACCATCCGCGAGATCTTCACGCGTTTCCAGAAGGCCGATCCCGAGCCCAAGGGCGAGCTCGAGCATGTGAACGCCTACACGCTCGTCGTCGCCGTGGCGCTCTCGGCGCAAGCCACCGACGCGGGCGTCAACAAGGCCACGCGCGCGCTATTCAAGGTGGCCGATACGCCGCAGAAGATGCTCGATCTGGGCCTCGAGGGTCTCACCGAGCATATCAGGACCATCGGTCTCTTCCGGCAGAAGGCGAAGAACGTCATCAAGCTGAGCCGGATCCTCGTCGAGGAATATGACGGCGAGGTTCCCAATTCCCGCGCCGCGCTCGAAAGCCTGCCGGGCGTCGGTCGCAAGACCGCGAACGTCGTGCTCAACATGTGGTGGGGGATGCCCACGCAGGCGGTCGACACCCATATCTTCCGTGTTGCCAACCGCACCGGTATCGCGCCGGGCAAGGACGTGGTCGCCGTGGAGCGCGCCATCGAGAACCACGTTCCCGCAGACTTCCAGCACCACGCGCATCACTGGCTGATCCTGCACGGGCGCTATCACTGCAAGGCGCGCAAACCCATGTGCCCCACCTGCATCATCCGCGATCTCTGCGAATTCGAGGACAAGACCCAATGA
- a CDS encoding DsrE family protein — MRKTLSALALSASVATPALADGPDNLVTVVTSDQPQVQLMSMVLSTQAIAQGHKVRILLCGAAGDMALVDARETATAGQPPRDMSPQGLLKAAIEKGATVEVCAIYLPGRGADPSALIDGVGVASPPDMAGALLADDTVVWSF; from the coding sequence ATGCGCAAGACCCTCAGTGCTCTCGCCCTCTCCGCCAGTGTCGCGACACCGGCACTCGCGGACGGGCCCGACAACCTCGTCACCGTCGTCACCTCCGACCAGCCGCAGGTTCAACTGATGTCGATGGTCCTCAGCACGCAGGCCATCGCCCAGGGCCACAAGGTCCGCATCCTGCTTTGCGGCGCGGCCGGCGACATGGCGCTCGTCGACGCGCGCGAGACCGCCACCGCGGGCCAGCCGCCAAGGGACATGAGCCCGCAGGGGCTTCTGAAGGCCGCGATCGAAAAGGGTGCGACCGTCGAGGTCTGCGCGATCTACCTGCCCGGTCGCGGCGCGGATCCCTCGGCGCTGATCGACGGCGTGGGTGTTGCCAGCCCGCCGGACATGGCCGGCGCGCTGCTTGCCGATGATACGGTGGTCTGGTCGTTCTGA
- a CDS encoding bifunctional helix-turn-helix domain-containing protein/methylated-DNA--[protein]-cysteine S-methyltransferase — MNAMNEKGYHYQVMRRAIDLIDAGEGELTLEALAGQMNMSPAHFQRLFSAWVGVSPKRYQQYLALGQAKEMLARKFTTLETADAAGLSGTGRLHDLFLRWEAMSPGAFARKGRGLRIYRGWFDSPFGPALVMGTERGICGIGFAAEMGKAATMADLVSRWPEAEFVEDTERLRPWVQGAFGAAARSGEPTPLHLIGAPFQIKVWEALLRIPSGHVTTYSEIAEAIGRPRAVRAVGTAVGRNPVSLLIPCHRALRKSGGLGGYHWGLPVKRSILAWEAARAEA; from the coding sequence ATGAACGCGATGAACGAAAAGGGCTATCACTACCAGGTCATGCGCCGGGCGATCGACCTGATCGACGCGGGCGAGGGCGAGTTGACGCTCGAGGCGCTGGCGGGCCAGATGAACATGAGCCCCGCGCATTTCCAGCGGCTCTTCTCGGCCTGGGTGGGCGTCTCGCCCAAGCGCTATCAGCAGTATCTCGCGCTGGGGCAGGCAAAGGAGATGCTGGCGCGGAAGTTCACCACGCTCGAGACGGCGGACGCGGCGGGCCTGTCGGGGACGGGACGGCTGCACGACCTGTTCCTGAGATGGGAGGCCATGAGCCCCGGCGCCTTCGCGCGCAAGGGGCGGGGCCTGCGCATCTACCGGGGCTGGTTCGACAGCCCGTTCGGTCCCGCGCTGGTCATGGGAACGGAGCGGGGCATCTGCGGGATAGGTTTCGCGGCCGAGATGGGCAAGGCGGCGACGATGGCCGATCTCGTCTCGCGCTGGCCCGAGGCCGAGTTCGTGGAGGACACCGAGAGACTGCGCCCCTGGGTGCAGGGCGCGTTCGGTGCGGCGGCGCGGAGCGGGGAGCCGACGCCCCTGCATCTGATCGGGGCGCCCTTCCAGATCAAGGTCTGGGAGGCGCTGCTGCGAATCCCGTCCGGGCACGTCACGACCTATTCCGAGATCGCCGAGGCGATCGGGCGGCCGCGCGCCGTGCGGGCGGTCGGCACCGCCGTGGGCCGCAATCCCGTGAGCCTGCTGATCCCGTGTCACAGGGCGCTTCGGAAATCGGGGGGTCTCGGAGGGTATCACTGGGGGCTGCCGGTCAAGCGGTCGATCCTCGCCTGGGAGGCGGCGCGGGCCGAGGCGTGA
- a CDS encoding OmpA family protein has protein sequence MNRLTQSVTALGCASILLLSACAEPAHLEGQNPNARTQQGALIGGMVGAITGAAASDKKAKGALIGGAIGALGGAAIGNALDKQAAELERDIANDNVTVTNTGDRLIVTMPQDILFAVDSFAVNSGLRGDLRTVANSLKSYPDTTVQVVGHTDNTGAADYNQRLSERRANAVADVLMEGGVSFNRIRTFGRGEDQPIASNLTAEGRAQNRRVEIVILPNA, from the coding sequence ATGAACCGACTGACCCAATCCGTGACGGCGCTTGGCTGCGCGTCGATCCTTCTTCTCAGCGCCTGCGCGGAGCCTGCGCATCTCGAGGGGCAGAACCCCAATGCGCGCACGCAGCAGGGCGCGCTGATCGGCGGCATGGTGGGCGCCATCACCGGCGCCGCGGCGAGCGACAAGAAGGCCAAGGGTGCGCTCATCGGCGGGGCCATCGGTGCGCTGGGCGGTGCCGCGATCGGCAACGCGCTCGACAAGCAGGCCGCCGAGCTGGAGCGCGACATCGCGAACGACAACGTGACCGTGACCAACACCGGCGATCGCCTGATCGTGACGATGCCTCAGGACATCCTCTTCGCGGTGGACAGCTTCGCGGTGAATTCCGGCCTGCGCGGCGATCTGCGGACGGTGGCGAACAGCCTCAAGTCCTATCCCGACACCACGGTGCAGGTCGTGGGCCACACCGACAACACCGGCGCGGCCGACTACAACCAGCGCCTGTCGGAGCGCCGCGCGAACGCGGTCGCGGACGTGCTGATGGAGGGGGGCGTGTCGTTCAACCGCATCCGCACCTTCGGCCGCGGCGAGGATCAGCCCATCGCCTCGAACCTCACGGCCGAGGGCCGCGCCCAGAACCGGCGGGTGGAGATCGTGATCCTTCCGAACGCGTGA
- the leuB gene encoding 3-isopropylmalate dehydrogenase, with product MTNPSLLILPGDGIGPEVMAEVRKVIDWFGAKRGIAFDVEEDLVGGSAYDEHGVPLTDETMARAQAVDAVLLGAVGGPKYDDLDFSVKPERGLLRLRKEMDLFANLRPAQCFDALADFSSLKKDVVAGLDLMIVRELTSGIYFGEPRGIFEEGNERVGINTQRYTESEIERAVRAAFELAMRRGRRVCSMEKANVMESGILWREVANRVAQDYPEVELTHMYADNGAMQLVRAPKQFDVIVTDNLFGDILSDCAAMLTGSLGMLPSASLGAPMENGRPKALYEPVHGSAPDIAGQGKANPIACILSFAMALRYSFDKGDEAARLEAAVETVLAEGKRTADLLGPEGGTPISTSEMGDAIIGALDASL from the coding sequence ATGACCAACCCATCGCTTCTCATCCTGCCCGGTGACGGGATCGGCCCCGAGGTCATGGCCGAGGTGCGCAAGGTCATCGACTGGTTCGGGGCGAAGCGCGGTATCGCGTTCGACGTGGAGGAGGACCTTGTGGGCGGGTCGGCCTATGACGAGCACGGGGTGCCGCTGACCGACGAGACGATGGCGCGTGCGCAAGCGGTCGATGCCGTCCTGCTAGGGGCCGTGGGCGGACCGAAATACGATGATCTCGATTTCTCGGTGAAGCCCGAGCGGGGCCTTTTGCGCCTGCGCAAGGAGATGGACCTTTTCGCGAACCTGCGGCCCGCGCAGTGTTTCGACGCGCTGGCCGATTTCTCGAGCCTCAAGAAGGACGTGGTGGCGGGCCTCGACCTCATGATCGTGCGCGAACTGACGAGCGGGATCTATTTCGGAGAGCCGCGCGGCATCTTCGAGGAGGGCAACGAGCGGGTCGGCATCAACACCCAGCGATACACCGAAAGCGAGATCGAACGCGCCGTGCGCGCGGCGTTCGAACTGGCCATGCGGCGGGGGCGCCGGGTGTGTTCGATGGAAAAGGCCAACGTGATGGAATCCGGTATCCTCTGGCGCGAGGTGGCGAACCGGGTGGCACAGGACTACCCGGAGGTCGAGCTGACCCACATGTACGCCGACAACGGCGCGATGCAGCTTGTCCGGGCGCCCAAGCAGTTCGACGTGATCGTCACCGACAACCTCTTCGGCGACATCCTGAGCGATTGCGCCGCGATGCTGACCGGCTCGCTGGGGATGCTGCCCTCGGCCAGCCTTGGGGCGCCGATGGAGAACGGGCGGCCCAAGGCGCTTTACGAGCCGGTGCACGGAAGCGCGCCCGACATCGCCGGGCAGGGCAAGGCCAACCCCATCGCCTGCATCCTGAGTTTCGCCATGGCGCTGCGTTACAGCTTCGACAAGGGCGACGAGGCCGCGCGCCTCGAGGCGGCGGTGGAGACGGTGCTGGCCGAGGGCAAGCGCACCGCCGATCTGCTCGGACCCGAGGGCGGCACGCCGATCTCGACCTCCGAGATGGGCGACGCGATCATCGGGGCGCTCGACGCGAGCCTCTGA